A genome region from Aggregicoccus sp. 17bor-14 includes the following:
- a CDS encoding TIGR00730 family Rossman fold protein has translation MTAPLPFTSVCVFCGSRPGARPAFMEAARAFGAELARRGLTLVYGGAGIGLMGAVADAVLEGGGRVVGVLPRGLEKREIAHKVLTELHVVDSMHARKALMAERAGAFVALPGGYGTFDELFEILTWAQLGLHHKPVGLLDVEGFWQPLRALAQRAADDGFLAREQARALLVESSPAALLDRLQEGAARIPPSASPPPAPSVKP, from the coding sequence ATGACCGCTCCCCTCCCCTTCACCAGCGTCTGTGTCTTCTGCGGCTCGCGCCCCGGCGCGCGCCCCGCCTTCATGGAGGCCGCGCGTGCCTTCGGCGCGGAGCTCGCGCGGCGCGGGCTCACGCTGGTGTACGGCGGCGCCGGCATCGGGCTGATGGGCGCGGTGGCGGACGCGGTACTCGAGGGCGGCGGGCGCGTGGTGGGCGTGCTGCCGCGGGGGCTCGAGAAGCGGGAGATCGCCCACAAGGTCCTCACCGAGCTGCACGTGGTGGACTCCATGCACGCGCGCAAGGCGCTGATGGCCGAGCGCGCCGGCGCCTTCGTGGCGCTGCCCGGCGGCTACGGCACCTTCGACGAGCTCTTCGAGATCCTCACCTGGGCGCAGCTCGGCCTGCACCACAAGCCGGTGGGCCTGCTGGACGTCGAGGGCTTCTGGCAGCCCCTGCGCGCGCTCGCCCAGCGCGCCGCGGACGACGGCTTCCTCGCCCGGGAGCAGGCGCGTGCGCTGCTCGTGGAGTCCTCGCCCGCCGCGCTGCTGGACCGGCTGCAGGAGGGCGCGGCGCGCATCCCACCGAGCGCGAGCCCGCCGCCGGCGCCTAGCGTGAAGCCCTAG
- a CDS encoding rhomboid family intramembrane serine protease, with amino-acid sequence MVSPREPRRVLEPVDPLEPLPTQEQTPVPARRIPWVCGFVMAASVALFLLQARLAIPVQVSGGGVEEVPRFALFGPWVQAGQYWRLLSCAFEHGGALHIFFNMSVVYSLGFGLERAIGSARFLLISVVSALGASAFSLFFNFHTVMLGASGMILGWAGAMLLLVTREGRRSLGVWLAQIAVISLIPGVSWAGHLGGFLFGLPCGFALKKGPQVFRYAAPVILFVTAVVAFVSAHPERFGLAR; translated from the coding sequence ATGGTCAGCCCCCGCGAGCCACGCCGCGTGCTCGAGCCCGTCGACCCGCTCGAGCCCCTGCCCACGCAGGAGCAGACGCCCGTCCCCGCGCGCCGCATCCCGTGGGTGTGCGGGTTCGTGATGGCGGCCTCTGTCGCCCTCTTCCTCCTGCAGGCCCGGCTCGCCATCCCGGTGCAGGTCAGCGGCGGAGGCGTCGAGGAGGTGCCGCGCTTCGCCCTCTTCGGTCCGTGGGTACAGGCCGGCCAGTACTGGCGCCTGCTCAGCTGCGCCTTCGAGCACGGCGGCGCGCTGCACATCTTCTTCAACATGTCGGTGGTCTACAGCCTCGGCTTCGGCCTGGAGCGCGCGATCGGCAGCGCGCGCTTCCTGCTCATCAGCGTGGTGTCGGCCCTCGGAGCCAGCGCCTTCTCGCTCTTCTTCAACTTCCACACCGTGATGCTGGGCGCCTCCGGGATGATCCTCGGCTGGGCCGGCGCGATGCTGCTGCTCGTCACCCGCGAGGGGCGCCGCAGCCTCGGCGTGTGGCTCGCACAGATTGCCGTCATCAGCCTCATCCCTGGCGTGAGCTGGGCGGGCCACCTGGGCGGCTTCCTCTTCGGGCTTCCCTGCGGCTTCGCGCTGAAGAAGGGGCCTCAGGTCTTCCGCTACGCCGCGCCCGTCATCCTCTTCGTCACCGCGGTGGTTGCGTTCGTGTCCGCTCACCCCGAGCGCTTCGGACTCGCGCGATGA
- the nadB gene encoding L-aspartate oxidase: MPQRFDFLVLGGGVAGLSFALKAAEHGSVAVLTKRERGEGNTTYAQGGIASVLAPTDTFDAHIQDTLVAGAGLNHRDAVEVTVKEGPTRVRELVELGAEFARRASGEFDLTREGGHTARRVVHAGDITGREVERALLAACDEQKNITFFPHTAAIDLILDRRRTAGASRCLGAYALRDGSADGGRVETFLGKVTVLATGGAGKVYLYTSNPDVATGDGVAMAWRAGVRVANMEFYQFHPTCLFHPEAKSFLISEALRGEGGKLRLKNGQSFMERYHPMGALAPRDVVARAIDAELKRTGEECVYLDMTHLGRAFLMERFPNIYATCKAFNVDMTVQPIPVVPAAHYQCGGVVTDLDGRTDLQGLYAIGEVAHTGLHGANRLASNSLLEGLVFGHRASIAAAAELRTGSVPEREVPEWDPGSAVESDESVVVTQNWEEVRRLMWNYVGIVRTDKRLMRARRRLDLLREEIRDYYWHFKVTRDVIELRNIADVASLIVDCASRRKESRGLHYTLDYPNLDDHHWLKDTVVSREL, encoded by the coding sequence ATGCCCCAGCGGTTCGACTTCCTGGTCCTCGGCGGCGGAGTGGCGGGTCTCTCGTTCGCCCTGAAGGCAGCCGAGCACGGCAGCGTGGCGGTGCTCACCAAGCGCGAGCGCGGCGAGGGCAACACCACCTACGCCCAGGGCGGCATCGCGAGCGTGCTCGCCCCCACCGACACCTTCGACGCCCACATCCAGGACACCCTGGTGGCCGGCGCGGGCCTCAACCACCGCGACGCGGTGGAGGTCACCGTGAAGGAGGGCCCCACCCGCGTGCGCGAGCTGGTGGAGCTGGGCGCGGAGTTCGCGCGGCGCGCGAGCGGCGAGTTCGACCTCACCCGCGAGGGCGGACACACCGCGCGCCGCGTGGTGCACGCCGGAGACATCACCGGCCGCGAGGTGGAGCGCGCGCTGCTCGCCGCCTGCGACGAGCAGAAGAACATCACCTTCTTCCCGCACACCGCCGCCATCGATCTCATCCTCGACCGGCGCCGCACCGCAGGCGCGAGCCGCTGCCTCGGCGCGTATGCCTTGCGCGACGGCAGCGCGGACGGCGGCCGCGTGGAGACCTTCCTCGGGAAGGTGACGGTGCTGGCCACCGGCGGCGCGGGCAAGGTGTACCTGTACACGTCCAACCCGGACGTGGCCACGGGCGACGGCGTGGCCATGGCGTGGCGCGCGGGCGTGCGGGTGGCGAACATGGAGTTCTACCAGTTCCACCCCACCTGCCTCTTCCACCCCGAGGCCAAGAGCTTCCTCATCAGCGAGGCGCTGCGCGGCGAGGGCGGCAAGCTGCGGCTCAAGAACGGGCAGAGCTTCATGGAGCGCTACCACCCCATGGGCGCGCTCGCCCCGCGCGACGTGGTGGCGCGCGCCATCGACGCCGAGCTCAAGCGCACCGGCGAGGAGTGCGTCTACCTGGACATGACGCACCTGGGCCGCGCCTTCCTCATGGAGCGCTTCCCCAACATCTACGCCACCTGCAAGGCCTTCAACGTCGACATGACGGTGCAGCCCATCCCGGTGGTGCCCGCGGCGCACTACCAGTGCGGCGGCGTGGTCACGGACCTGGACGGGCGCACGGACCTGCAGGGGCTCTACGCCATCGGCGAGGTGGCGCACACGGGCCTGCACGGCGCGAACCGCCTCGCCTCCAACTCGCTGCTCGAGGGGCTCGTGTTCGGCCACCGGGCCTCCATCGCCGCGGCCGCCGAGCTGCGCACGGGCAGCGTGCCCGAGCGCGAGGTGCCCGAGTGGGACCCGGGCAGCGCGGTGGAGAGCGACGAGAGCGTGGTCGTCACCCAGAACTGGGAGGAGGTGCGCCGGCTCATGTGGAACTACGTGGGCATCGTGCGCACGGACAAGCGCCTGATGCGCGCGCGCCGCCGGCTGGATCTGCTGCGCGAGGAGATCCGCGACTACTACTGGCACTTCAAGGTCACGCGCGACGTCATCGAGCTGCGCAACATCGCCGACGTGGCCAGCCTCATCGTGGACTGCGCGAGCCGCCGCAAGGAGAGCCGCGGCCTGCACTACACGCTCGACTACCCGAACCTCGACGATCACCACTGGCTCAAGGACACGGTCGTGTCCCGCGAGCTCTAG
- a CDS encoding lytic transglycosylase domain-containing protein, translating into MRLHTSLLFALLLAPLTARAGAGIYRYEEKDGTIVYTNVPPPAGRKAQKLKGTFHPAPSPSEPARLKAAPTAELDQHIEAAARRYKVPASLVRAVVHAESNFDSRALSPKGASGLMQLMPETAREMFVKDIFDPRQNIEGGTRYLRVLANQYGGDMVKMVAAYNAGPEAIRKYGGNVPPYAETQAYVRKVIQLYFHYKERERLALNEPREANSDGDDARDGAGPDGSQRSTLP; encoded by the coding sequence ATGCGCCTGCACACCTCCCTCCTCTTCGCGCTGCTGCTCGCCCCGCTCACCGCCCGTGCGGGCGCGGGCATCTACCGCTACGAGGAGAAGGACGGCACCATCGTGTACACGAACGTGCCGCCGCCGGCGGGGCGCAAGGCGCAGAAGCTCAAGGGCACCTTCCACCCGGCGCCGAGCCCCTCGGAGCCCGCGCGCCTCAAGGCCGCCCCGACGGCGGAGCTGGACCAGCACATCGAGGCGGCGGCGCGGCGCTACAAGGTGCCCGCGAGCCTGGTGCGCGCGGTGGTGCACGCGGAGAGCAACTTCGACTCGCGCGCGCTGTCGCCCAAGGGCGCGAGCGGCCTGATGCAGCTGATGCCGGAGACGGCGCGCGAGATGTTCGTGAAGGACATCTTCGACCCGCGCCAGAACATCGAGGGCGGCACCCGCTACCTGCGCGTGCTGGCCAACCAGTACGGCGGCGACATGGTGAAGATGGTCGCCGCGTACAACGCCGGGCCCGAGGCCATCCGCAAGTACGGGGGCAACGTGCCTCCCTATGCGGAGACCCAGGCCTACGTGCGCAAGGTCATCCAGCTCTACTTCCACTACAAAGAGCGCGAGCGGCTCGCGCTGAACGAGCCCCGCGAGGCGAACAGCGATGGCGACGACGCGCGTGATGGGGCGGGGCCCGACGGGTCCCAGCGAAGCACCCTCCCTTGA
- a CDS encoding tetratricopeptide repeat protein, whose translation MATTRVMGRGPTGPSEAPSLEDEFLHQLHRGGELLAAGKVAEAKDYLERAHRLQPKNEKGQNLLGLAYFRLGLFDRAAELYERLVRDNPVEPTLRVNLGLVYLKTQALARAVREFEVATDLAPEHKKAQNYLGLALAQAGEYGRAREHFLLAGSDAMAEKMARAIAGEAYARPTPPPPPASSRAAPPPPPPAPAASASGSSEEDWGAQFGLEDGAGQTSAAAPPDALPPEPLEEEEIRFAEDEGPSADERAAPPPPPPAARSARTPVPVDDPFAETSAALAASAPLAAGLPELALSADEAVHPPRLGTAPAEAGPAGPAQAGQLAALVHAVALPQPEAAQPFHVEHGVACVRVSGELLLRLQGLVASRGSLHLAAEPKRFRGRATEKPFGEGASRMMRLQGEGSVFLETGGRVLVPVLLGEEDAYLSEGCVFGFQESVTFENGRVPLEGSAPPGSPTDLDLVHLHGPGAVLLSLPGILRSVPVGGGEAVSVPIEHLVGWQGSLAPRLLGLQQGGVGVELSGEGHALIALPLRPVMG comes from the coding sequence ATGGCGACGACGCGCGTGATGGGGCGGGGCCCGACGGGTCCCAGCGAAGCACCCTCCCTTGAGGACGAGTTCCTCCACCAGCTGCACCGCGGCGGCGAGCTGCTCGCGGCCGGCAAGGTGGCGGAGGCGAAGGACTACCTGGAGCGCGCGCACCGGCTCCAGCCGAAGAACGAGAAGGGGCAGAACCTGCTCGGGCTGGCCTACTTCCGGCTCGGCCTCTTCGACCGCGCGGCGGAGCTGTACGAGCGGCTCGTGCGCGACAACCCCGTGGAGCCGACGCTCCGGGTGAACCTGGGGCTCGTCTACCTCAAGACCCAGGCGCTCGCGCGCGCGGTGCGCGAGTTCGAGGTGGCCACGGATCTCGCGCCCGAGCACAAGAAGGCGCAGAACTACCTGGGGCTCGCGCTCGCGCAGGCGGGCGAGTACGGGCGCGCGCGCGAGCACTTCCTGCTCGCCGGCAGTGACGCCATGGCGGAGAAGATGGCGCGCGCCATCGCGGGCGAGGCCTACGCGCGCCCCACGCCTCCCCCGCCTCCTGCTTCGTCGCGCGCGGCGCCGCCCCCGCCACCTCCCGCGCCGGCCGCGAGCGCGTCCGGGAGCTCGGAGGAGGACTGGGGCGCGCAGTTCGGCCTCGAGGACGGCGCGGGACAGACGAGCGCCGCCGCCCCGCCCGATGCGCTGCCCCCCGAGCCGCTCGAGGAGGAGGAGATCCGCTTCGCCGAGGACGAGGGGCCGAGCGCCGACGAGCGCGCCGCACCGCCGCCCCCACCCCCGGCCGCGCGCTCCGCCCGGACGCCGGTGCCGGTGGACGATCCCTTCGCCGAGACCTCGGCCGCGCTCGCCGCGAGCGCACCGCTCGCCGCGGGCCTGCCCGAGCTGGCGCTCTCGGCGGACGAGGCCGTGCACCCGCCGCGGCTCGGGACTGCGCCTGCGGAGGCGGGCCCGGCGGGACCTGCGCAGGCCGGGCAGCTCGCGGCGCTGGTGCACGCCGTGGCGCTGCCCCAGCCCGAGGCCGCGCAGCCCTTCCACGTCGAGCACGGGGTGGCCTGTGTGCGCGTCTCCGGGGAGTTGCTCCTGCGGCTGCAGGGGCTGGTCGCCTCGCGCGGGAGCCTGCACCTCGCGGCCGAGCCCAAGCGCTTTCGCGGCCGCGCGACGGAGAAGCCCTTCGGCGAGGGCGCCTCGCGCATGATGCGGCTGCAGGGCGAGGGCAGCGTGTTCCTCGAGACGGGGGGCCGGGTGCTCGTGCCGGTGCTGCTCGGCGAGGAGGACGCGTACCTGAGCGAGGGCTGCGTCTTCGGCTTCCAGGAGTCCGTCACCTTCGAGAACGGCCGGGTGCCGCTGGAGGGGAGCGCCCCGCCGGGCAGCCCCACGGACCTGGACCTGGTCCACCTGCACGGCCCGGGGGCGGTGCTCCTGAGCCTGCCGGGCATCCTCCGCAGCGTGCCGGTGGGCGGTGGCGAGGCGGTCAGCGTGCCCATCGAGCACCTGGTGGGCTGGCAGGGCTCGCTCGCGCCGCGACTGCTGGGACTGCAGCAGGGTGGGGTGGGCGTGGAGTTGTCCGGCGAGGGGCACGCGCTCATCGCGCTGCCGTTGCGTCCGGTGATGGGCTAA